The Arachis hypogaea cultivar Tifrunner chromosome 19, arahy.Tifrunner.gnm2.J5K5, whole genome shotgun sequence genome has a window encoding:
- the LOC140182339 gene encoding uncharacterized protein encodes MEVLDKSWIKRPRNSLEYAQGVSRFIEFAFAHHSADGTIIYPCNACAFKKWLTRDEVYDHLICTQFPIGYTFWFHHGERSIGETSNVSSSIFSDVQQNSMADEQNPMVESDSIRNLISEGLGVGGNIRNGTSIIANEVLDGGAQRLMPSESHETLEAKGFSELLKDGEEPLYEGCTRYSKLSFLLKLFHIKSLCGMTGKSMKMILELLSDAFKYARIPSSFYEEKKIISKLSLDCTKIHACPNNCMLYWGEDENMETCKVCNRSRWKTYKKKGPAEASSIIGNKKKKHPTKVLRYFPLKSRLKRLFYSSKTAADMRWHATAENKDNSMRHPRDSEAWKRFDLEHSNFTSEPRNVRLTLATDGFNPHATLSANHSIWPVILISYNTPPWTCMKSTSFIISMIIPGKKMPGNNIDVYLQRLIKELKELWVEGCDAYDALTQEVFKLHAALLWTISDFPGLGTLSGWNTYTGLACPSCNFDNIPHRLNHSKNYYFMGHRRFLD; translated from the coding sequence ATGGAAGTTCTGGATAAATCGTGGATTAAGAGACCACGAAATTCTCTTGAGTATGCACAAGGTGTCTCAAGATTTATTGAGTTTGCTTTTGCACATCATTCTGCCGATGGAACAATCATATATCCATGTAATGCATGTGCTTTTAAGAAGTGGCTAACAAGGGACGAGGTGTATGATCATTTGATTTGTACACAATTCCCAATAGGATATACATTTTGGTTTCATCATGGAGAGCGCTCGATAGGAGAAACTAGCAACGTCTCAAGTAGTATTTTTTCGGATGTACAACAAAATTCTATGGCCGACGAGCAGAATCCTATGGTCGAAAGTGATTCAATTCGAAACTTGATTAGTGAAGGTCTAGGAGTTGGTGGGAACATCAGAAATGGAACATCCATAATAGCAAATGAAGTCCTTGATGGTGGTGCTCAAAGATTGATGCCTAGTGAATCTCATGAAACTCTTGAAGCGAAAGGGTTTAGCGAGCTACTTAAGGATGGAGAAGAGCCGTTATATGAAGGGTGTACAAGATACTCGAAGTTATCTTTTCTATTGAAGTTGTTCCATATCAAATCCCTCTGTGGTATGACCGGCAAGTCTATGAAGATGATTTTAGAACTATTGAGTGACGCATTCAAATACGCGAGGATTCCAAGTTCTTTTTATGAGGAAAAAAAGATCATTTCTAAACTCAGTTTGGATTGCACGAAGATACATGCTTGCCCAAACAATTGTATGTTGTATTGGGGCGAAGATGAGAACATGGAGACATGTAAGGTCTGTAATAGGTCTAGATGGAAGACATATAAGAAAAAAGGTCCAGCTGAGGCATCAAGTATTATTGGTAACAAAAAGAAGAAGCATCCGACAAAAGTTCTTCGTTACTTTCCTTTAAAATCTCGATTGAAAAGATTGTTCTACTCGTCAAAGACTGCTGCTGATATGCGATGGCATGCTACAGCTGAGAATAAGGATAACTCAATGAGACATCCAAGAGACTCTGAGGCCTGGAAAAGGTTTGATTTGGAGCACTCCAATTTTACATCCGAACCACGAAATGTGCGTCTTACATTAGCTACCGATGGCTTCAATCCACATGCAACTTTAAGTGCAAATCATAGTATTTGGCCTGTCATTCTCATTTCGTATAATACTCCTCCATGGACGTGTATGAAATCGACATCATTCATAATTTCAATGATCATtcctggcaagaaaatgccaggaAATAACATAGATGTTTATTTGCAACGTCTAATAAAAGAGTTAAAGGAGTTATGGGTTGAGGGTTGCGATGCATATGATGCTTTAACACAAGAAGTGTTTAAGTTGCACGCAGCTTTATTGTGGACAATTAGTGACTTTCCTGGGTTAGGGACTCTTTCTGGGTGGAATACATACACAGGACTTGCTTGCCCATCTTGCAATTTCGATAACATCCCTCATCGTCTCAATCACagcaaaaattattattttatgggTCATCGTCGCTTTCTGGATTAG